The window GAACATATTGACGATAGGCTTACCGCGTGAATTCCGACTTCCTTGCGGCACTTCCCATACTTTGAGCCAGTACATACGCCCACGATCGGAGAAGCACAAGATGATGTCATGCGTATTCGCAACGAAGAGTGTTTCAATCCAGTCTTCATTCTTGGTAGCTGCAGCTTGCTTGCCACGACCGCCACGTTTTTGCGCACGGTATTCACTCAGAGGCTGGCTCTTCATGTAACCCGTATTCGATAGTGTGACCACCATATCTTGCGGTGTAATTAAATCTTCTGTGAATAGTTCAGTTGCATTCATTTCAATAAATGAACGACGCCCACTATCACCACCAGCAATACCAAACTCTGCTTGAACTTCCTTCAACTCAGATTCAATCACTTGCGTGACGCGCTCTGGCTTAGCAAGTAAATCGAGCAGGTCAGAAATCTCTGCCATCACAACCTTGTACTCATTCACAATCTTGTCTTGCTCAAGGCCAGTCAAGCGTTGTAAACGCATCTGCAAAATTTCTTGTGCTTGGCTATCAGACAAGCGATACAGGCCGGTAGTTTGCATACCGTACTCAGGCAGTAAACCTTCAGGGCGATAAGCATTGCGACCGCCTGGAGTATCCGTCTCAGCACGCGCGAGCATCTCGCGAACCATAGAGGAGTCCCATGGCTTGCTCATTAATTCTTGCTTTGCAATGACTGGGTTTGCAGCCGCTTTAATGATGGCAATGAATTCATCAATGTTGGCCAATGCAACAGCCAGGCCTTCCAACACATGGCCACGCTCACGGGCTTTGCGCAATTCAAAAATCGTGCGACGGGTAACTACCTCACGACGATGCTGTAAGAAGTACTCCAACATCTGCTTCAAGTTCAGCAGACGTGGTTGGTTATCCACCAAAGCCACCATGTTCATGCCGAAGTTATCTTGCAGCTGAGTGCTCTTGTAGAGGTTGTTTAATACAACCTCAGGCACTTCGCCTCGCTTTAACTCAATCACAACGCGCATGCCCGATTTATCAGACTCATCGCGCAGATCGGAGATGCCTTCGACTTTTTTCTCATTCACCAACTCAGCAATACGCTCAAGCAAATTCTTTTTATTTACTTGGTATGGCAACTCATCAACGATGATGGCCTGGCGAGAACCCTTATCTAAGTCCTCAAAATGAGTTTTAGCACGCATCACAACTCGGCCACGGCCAGTGCGATAGCCTTCACGCACACCCTGAACACCATAAATAATGCCGGCGGTCGGGAAATCTGGCGCAGGAATAATCTCGATGAGCTCATCGATCGTGCATTCTGGGTTGTGCAGGACATGCAAACAAGCTGTAATCACCTCATCTAAATTATGAGGAGGAATATTGGTCGCCATACCCACAGCGATGCCTGAGCTGCCGTTAATCAGCAAATTAGGCACTTTTGCAGGAAGAATCAGGGGTTCTTTCTCACTACCGTCGTAGTTCGGCCCGAAATCCACGGTTTCCTTGTCCAAATCGGCCAATAATTCATGGGCGATTTTGCGAAGACGGATCTCGGTGTACCGCATTGCAGCAGCGTTATCGCCGTCTACGGAGCCAAAGTTACCCTGGCCGTCAACCAACATATAGCGCAAGGAGAAATCCTGGGCCATACGAACAATGGTGTCATACACCGCAGAATCGCCATGTGGATGGTATTTACCGATTACATCGCCAACTATACGGGCAGATTTTTTGTAAGCGCGGTTCCAATCGTTGTTTAATTCATACATCGCAAATAAGACCCGGCGATGAACCGGTTTGAGGCCGTCACGTACGTCTGGCAGGGCTCTGCCGACAATGACGCTCATTGCGTAGTCCAAATAGGACCGTCGCATTTCGTCTTCTAGGGATATTGGTAGTGTTTCTTTAGCGGCTTGTTCCATTTAGAAATAATATCATTTTGATGACTGATAGCCCCTATGCTAAGATTCTGACAGTTTGTACGAAATTGAGATGTGTCGCTTTGCAGTTTTTTGCTTCAAAGTAGGGCGAATTACATTTAAGTTTGACTTTAATTAAAAAAGATTTTTGAGGACTAAAAATGAACAAAACCCTGAAACTGGTACTTGCTGGCGTAATTACTGTTGCTGCTACTGCTACTTCTGCCCAAAACGTTGACAACTGGGTCAACTCAACTGGCATTACTTGGAAAAACGGCGACGGCACATTGTGCTGGCGTGACAGCAGCTGGACACCTGCAACAGCCGCTAAGGACTGCGATGGCTGGTTAGCACCAAAAGCTGCTGCTGCTAAAAAACCTGCTGTAACCCAGAGCAAGATTACTTTGCAAGCTGACACACTTTATGACTTCGACAAAGCAACATTGAAGCCAGAAGGTCAAGCTACTTTGGACAAAATTGCTAAAGATTTAAGCAAGATCAAATTAGAAGTAATTATTGCTGTTGGTAACACTGATAGCGTTGGTACTGATGCTTACAACATGGCTCTTGGCCAGCGTCGTGCTCAGTCCGTTAAAGCTTACTTGGTAAGCAAAGGTGTTGACGGTAGCCGCATTTACACAGAATCTAAAGGTAAGAGCAATCCAGTTGCATCTAATGCAACTGCAGAAGGTCGCTCCAAAAACCGCCGTACCGATATCGAAGTTGTTGGTACAGCTGCAGTTAAGTAATTCTTTTTACTTGTAAAAAAGCCCGGTTCTGCCGGGCTTTTTTATTTCCGCTATATTCGTGTCTTACCTATCTCAGAGCGCTTCTTGCGCCTAAACATCCATGAACGTCGACCAGTCTGAAATTGCTAAATTTAGCGCCCTAGCCCATCGCTGGTGGGATCCCAATAGTGAATTCAAGCCCTTACACGCGATTAACCCCCTGCGCCTAGACTGGATTAAGTCCTATGTTGATTTAAAGGGCAAGAAGGTCTTGGATGTGGGTTGTGGTGGCGGTATTTTGGCTGAATCTATTGCCCAATCAGGAGCTCATACCTGCGGCATCGATTTATCCGAAAAGGCCCTTAAAGTTGCCGAATTGCACGCGTTAGAAGTGGGGGCTAAGCTCACATACCGCCCTATTTCAGCTGAAGCACTAGCTGAGGAAGAGCCAGAGCAATATGATGTTGTGACGTGCATGGAGATGCTAGAGCATGTACCAGATCCCTCATCCGTAGTCCGTGCCTGTGCAAAGCTATGTAAACCTGGTGGCACCCTCTTTTTTAGCACCTTAAATCGCAATCCCAAGTCCTACTTATTTGCGATTATTGGCGCGGAATACATCTTGCGACTCCTTCCCAAAGGTACTCACGAATACGCAAAATTTATCAAGCCATCCGAATTGGTTGCATTTACCCGTCACGCTGGGCTAGAAATGATCGGCATGAAGGGGATGACATACAACCCAATAACGCAAGTCTACAAATTGGGTGAAGATGTGGATGTAAATTACATGATTGTTGTGCGCAAATGAATAACGGGTTAGCAAGCCCTTACAAAGGCGTCTTTTTTGACCTGGACGGCACGCTTGCAGATACCGCTCCAGACCTTGTGGCAGCAGCAAACCAGCTCTTAATTACCCGCAATCTCAAACCCAAGCAATATGAACTCTTGCGGCCTCATGCCTCTGCTGGAGCTAGAGGTCTCATTGGTGGGGCATTTGGAATTGGCACCGATCATCCAGACTTCATTGCATTGCGCGATGAGTTTTTTTTGAATTATGAAAAAGCATTACTAGTCAACAGTGTGCTTTTCGAGGGTGTTGATCACCTCTTAACCCAGTTGGAAAATGCGCAGTTACCGTGGGGCATTGTGACCAATAAGAGCGAGCGCTTTACCAATCCCCTGACAGAGCTCATGGGGTTACGCCAAAGAGCGGCCTCTACCGTCTCTGGCGATACTACGCCCCATTCAAAACCCCATCCAGAACCGATTCTGCACGCTGCCAGACTAGCCAACATCGATCCGAGCCAATCGGTATATGTTGGCGATGACATTCGGGATATCTTGGCCGGCAAAGCAGCAGGCATGCAAACCATCGCAGCTGCGTATGGCTACTGTGGCTGCGAAGAGCCTCCAGAGGCCTGGGGTGCCGATTACCTAGTGCATCACCCGCTAGAGCTCCTCGAAATCATCTTTCCCGGTAGGGCTTAATCTATCTTTCCTTAGATATTCAACAAATTAAATCTAAGAGCCTTAAAATAAGATTTCCAATGCATGAACTCCGGGGTCGACATGGTTTCGACGTGGATTACAAAGCATCAAGGGCATACCGAGGACCCGTTATCTCGTAAATCAATGGGAATGTAATAACTGCAAACGACGAACGTTTCGCACTAGCCGCTTAATTGCGGTTGCCCCTGAACTGATTCTCTCTTGGGTCAGCTAGCGCAAGCTAGATCAGGGTCATATACAAGAGATAAGATC is drawn from Polynucleobacter arcticus and contains these coding sequences:
- the gyrA gene encoding DNA gyrase subunit A codes for the protein MEQAAKETLPISLEDEMRRSYLDYAMSVIVGRALPDVRDGLKPVHRRVLFAMYELNNDWNRAYKKSARIVGDVIGKYHPHGDSAVYDTIVRMAQDFSLRYMLVDGQGNFGSVDGDNAAAMRYTEIRLRKIAHELLADLDKETVDFGPNYDGSEKEPLILPAKVPNLLINGSSGIAVGMATNIPPHNLDEVITACLHVLHNPECTIDELIEIIPAPDFPTAGIIYGVQGVREGYRTGRGRVVMRAKTHFEDLDKGSRQAIIVDELPYQVNKKNLLERIAELVNEKKVEGISDLRDESDKSGMRVVIELKRGEVPEVVLNNLYKSTQLQDNFGMNMVALVDNQPRLLNLKQMLEYFLQHRREVVTRRTIFELRKARERGHVLEGLAVALANIDEFIAIIKAAANPVIAKQELMSKPWDSSMVREMLARAETDTPGGRNAYRPEGLLPEYGMQTTGLYRLSDSQAQEILQMRLQRLTGLEQDKIVNEYKVVMAEISDLLDLLAKPERVTQVIESELKEVQAEFGIAGGDSGRRSFIEMNATELFTEDLITPQDMVVTLSNTGYMKSQPLSEYRAQKRGGRGKQAAATKNEDWIETLFVANTHDIILCFSDRGRMYWLKVWEVPQGSRNSRGKPIVNMFPLIEGEKITVILPIKGYQDDQYVFMATSLGTVKKTRLSDFSNPRKAGIIAVDLNENDFLVGAAITDGQHDVMLFSDAGKAVRFDENDVRPMGRTARGVRGMNLGEGHQVIAMLVAPAEAAEGAEAVVVDANGLAIPSSVLTATENGFGKRTPISEYTRHGRGTKGMIAIQTTERNGKVVAASLVSPEDQIMLITTGGILVRTRVSEIREMGRATQGVTLISIDEGTRLSGLQRIAEGDSDDESDLDDGEEGDVVADPVVDSNSDEAGDA
- the ompA gene encoding outer membrane protein OmpA, with amino-acid sequence MNKTLKLVLAGVITVAATATSAQNVDNWVNSTGITWKNGDGTLCWRDSSWTPATAAKDCDGWLAPKAAAAKKPAVTQSKITLQADTLYDFDKATLKPEGQATLDKIAKDLSKIKLEVIIAVGNTDSVGTDAYNMALGQRRAQSVKAYLVSKGVDGSRIYTESKGKSNPVASNATAEGRSKNRRTDIEVVGTAAVK
- the ubiG gene encoding bifunctional 2-polyprenyl-6-hydroxyphenol methylase/3-demethylubiquinol 3-O-methyltransferase UbiG, with translation MNVDQSEIAKFSALAHRWWDPNSEFKPLHAINPLRLDWIKSYVDLKGKKVLDVGCGGGILAESIAQSGAHTCGIDLSEKALKVAELHALEVGAKLTYRPISAEALAEEEPEQYDVVTCMEMLEHVPDPSSVVRACAKLCKPGGTLFFSTLNRNPKSYLFAIIGAEYILRLLPKGTHEYAKFIKPSELVAFTRHAGLEMIGMKGMTYNPITQVYKLGEDVDVNYMIVVRK
- a CDS encoding HAD family hydrolase, translated to MNNGLASPYKGVFFDLDGTLADTAPDLVAAANQLLITRNLKPKQYELLRPHASAGARGLIGGAFGIGTDHPDFIALRDEFFLNYEKALLVNSVLFEGVDHLLTQLENAQLPWGIVTNKSERFTNPLTELMGLRQRAASTVSGDTTPHSKPHPEPILHAARLANIDPSQSVYVGDDIRDILAGKAAGMQTIAAAYGYCGCEEPPEAWGADYLVHHPLELLEIIFPGRA